GCGTGGATCCGCACCAGAAGCCTTGACGCGCATTTTCCTTCAGCGCGCGCATGACATGCTTGGCGTTCTCTCTCGATTGATATTCGTCGAATAGGGCGATTACCTTGCGCATCATGACCTGCGCCGGATCCGTACCGGTCTGCTGGGTCACCGACACCAGACTGACCCCGTTCTTCGCCAGCTTGCGGACATTAAGTTCGAATTCGAAATGGTCGCGAAAGAAGCGCGAGAAACTGTGCACGATGATCAGATCGAAAGGGCGGGTCGAGGCGAGCGCCGCTTCGATCATTCGGCGAAATTCCGGGCGGCGATCGGTCATCCCAGACGCGCCTTCCTCGATAAATGTCGCCGCGATGTCGTATCCGTTTGCCTGGCAATAAGCGATGCCATGACGATGCTGATCCGGGAGCGAAACTTGCTGGTCAGCCTGACGCTGCGTCGATACGCGCAAATAGAGCGCTGCCCGCGCGCGGGCTGATCCAGGTCGAAGTGGTTCTTCAGGGAGGTGCATAACCGGTTTGATGACCGAGGAAGGCAACACCCTAGTAATTTCTCGGAACGAATTGAGATGGGGCGATTGTGACAGCGCAAAAGCAGTTGGCGCTCGTGCCGCGCACCTACATCGAGCCGATCTCCGGAAAATCCCTGAGTCGGGGAAACGGTCCGGCAATGGGGCGAATGGCACCCCAGCCGAACGGCCTTGCGATTGCGATTCGGACCCGGCGCCTTATCTTGTCCGGGTAACGCCGTGCGCTCGCGCGGCGATTGGGAAAGATTCCGCATGCAGGACGACAAGGAACCGCAGGGCAACCCCTGGATGAAGAGCGTGATGATCTGGAGCGGCATCCTGCTGGCCATGCTCCTCGTCGCCTCGATGTTCGGCGGCGCTTCGCAGCCCGCAGGCAATCCGCTTGCCTATTCCGAGTTCCGCCAGAAGGTCGAGGAAGGCAGCGTCAAGGACGTCGTGCTGTCCGAAGACAAGGTGACCGGCACGCTGTCGAACGGCGACCGGTTCACCGCCAACGTCGTGCGCGATCCCGACCTTCTCAAGATGCTCAACGACAATGGCGTCAAATATGACGGCAAGCCGACCGAAGTTCCCAATTTCTGGATGTATCTGATCGTCCAGTCGCTGCCCTTCCTGCTGATTCTCGGCATCGCCTTCTTCGTCTTCCGCCAGGTGCAGAAGAACAACGGCTCGGGCGCGATGGGCTTCGGCAAATCGCGCGCCAAGATGCTCACCGAAAAGCAGGGCCGCGTGACCTTCGACGATGTCGCGGGCATCGACGAGGCGCGTGAGGAACTCGAAGAAATCGTCGAATTCCTGAAGGACCCGACCAAATTCTCGAAACTCGGCGGCCAGATCCCGAAGGGCGCATTGCTCGTCGGCTCGCCGGGTACCGGCAAGACGCTGCTCGCCCGCGCGATCGCGGGTGAAGCGGGCGTCCCCTTCTTCACCATTTCGGGTTCGGACTTCGTCGAAATGTTCGTCGGCGTGGGCGCATCGCGCGTCCGCGACATGTTCGAACAGGCTAAGCGCAATGCGCCATGCATCGTCTTCATCGACGAAATCGACGCCGTCGGCCGCCATCGCGGCGCGGGCCTCGGCAACGGCAACGACGAGCGCGAGCAGACGCTGAACCAGCTGCTCGTCGAAATGGACGGCTTCGAGGCGAACGAGGGCATCATCATCGTCGCCGCGACGAACCGCCCCGACGTGCTCGACCCCGCCCTCCTCCGTCCCGGCCGCTTCGACCGCCAGGTCGTCGTGCCGCGCCCCGACATCGAAGGCCGCCAGAAGATCCTCGAGGTCCACACGCGCAAGAAGCCGCTCGCGCCCGACGTCGACCTCCGCCGCATCGCGCGCGGCACCCCGGGCTTCTCGGGCGCCGATCTGGCTAATCTTTGCAACGAAGCGGCGCTGCTTGCGGCGCGCAAGGGCAAGCGCCTCATTGCCTCAAACGAATTCGAGGAAGCCAAGGACAAGGTCATGATGGGCGCCGAGCGCCGGTCGATGGTGATGACCGAGGACGAGAAGAAGGCGACCGCCTATCACGAGGCCGGCCACGCGCTCGTCTCGCTCCACGTCGAGCATAATGATCCGCTGCACAAGGTGACGATCATCCCGCGCGGCCGCGCGCTGGGCGTCACCTGGAACCTGCCCGAGCGCGACCGCTATTCGCAGAATATGAAGCAGATGAAGGCGCGTCTCGCGCTCTGCTTCGGCGGCCGCATCGCCGAGCAGCTTATCTACGGCAAGGACGAGCTCAACACCGGCGCGTCGAACGACATCCAGCAGGCGACCGACATGGCACGCGCCATGGTCATGGAATATGGCATGTCGGAAAAGCTCGGCTGGCTGCGCTATCGCGACAATCAGGATGAGGTCTTCCTCGGCCACAGCGTGTCGCGCGCCCAGAACATGTCCGAGGAAACCGCCAAGCTGATCGACGCCGAAGTCCGCCGCCTCGTCGAGGAAGGCGAAAAGGTCGCGCGCAAGGTGCTCACCGACAATATCGACGAACTGCACCTGCTCGCCGGCGCGCTGCTCGAATATGAGACGCTGTCGGGCGAGGAAGCGAAGCGTGCGATCAAGGGCGAGGATATCGGCCGTGAGGGCGATCACGACAAGTCGGGAGGCCCGGTATCGGGTCATGCCGGCGGCATGCCGCAGATCAAGCGCAAGCCGCGCCCGTTCGGCGACGCCAACCCGCAGGGTGCGTAGCCGACGAGAGTTTTCAAACATTGGCTCTCGTCCGGGGCAAAATCAACGGTGGGATGGACGACAATCGCGAACGGTACGGGTGCGCGCCCGGACGAGCGATCCGTGGCGGCGGTTACGGCCGCGCCAAAACGGCCCGTAACGCCGCCGTCTATTTTCCGGCCTACTGTGGCGTTCTTGCTTCGCTTGCGCTCCTACCTACAGCAGCCGCCCGCTTCTAAACTGGGTTCGACGAGAGCTGCGGGTGACGACAGCGTTCCCGACGGATTTCGCGCAAGCGTGGCGAATCGTCCTTTAGGCCTCAGGCCTTGGGTACAGGACTCAAAGCCGCCGTCCCGACAACCGGTCAATTGATCCATCATGACCCCGGAATGGGAAGGTAGCGGCATTTTGCCCCGGTTCTTTTCGCTATATCGGCGCTTAAACAGCAGCGCGCTTCGCGATCGGTAGCAATCTGGCTGTAAAAAATCGCCGCACACATGACCCGGCATGAAGGGAAATTCAGACCCATAGATAGCGGTAAAAGGCACTTGTCCGCAGCGGCCGCCAGGGCAGGCGGCATCGCAATTTCTCCATATCGGATGTAAATGACGCAGAAACCATGTTAGAAACCGGACATAAAAGATGCGTCGCTTTTGGGGAAAGGGCAAAGCATGGGGGAAGCTCTCGACACCGCTAACGCATCGAACGAAGAACTATACGCACGGGTCAGCCAAATCGAACAGCTCATACTTCGCATGATGGGCGACACCGCCAAGCCCGAAAGGCTTCCGGAAGACAGCCTTATCCCCGCACAACTTCCATTTGGCCCATCCTCTGCGCGGCTAGGCACGGGCACCCAAGCCGTGGAGCGCGCCGACGCTGCGCCGAGCGGATTTCCACTGGGCCGGGCGAAATTCGTGCGCCGCCTCATCCGTCACCGTCGCCGCCGTGAGCATCATTTTCCTGCAGATATCTTCGCCGATCCCGCTTGGGACATGATGCTCGATCTTTACGCTGCGCATTATGAACGCCGCGAAATCTCGGTTTCGAGCCTTTGCATCGCGGCGGCCGTGCCGGCAACGACGGCGCTGCGCTGGATCAAATTGATGGTCGATGAAGGCCGGTTCGTCCGCATTGCCGATCCTGATGACGGCCGGCGCATCATCGTAAGGCTCAGCGACGAGGCGCGATTGCAGCTTGACGAATATTTCGACGATTTCGACGACTGAGGCGGCGGGTGCCGGCAAACTGGCTCAGCTCAAGAAATAATTGCGCCGTAGCCGCTCGAACTCCTCTGCGCTCGGCGCTTCCCCCAGCAGCTGATTGAGTCGCTCTATCGCCGTGCTGAGATCGGTCGCGGTGCGTCCCTCCCCCAGCACCTCAAGACGGATCAGCTGCTCGACCAGCACATCGCGGATCGCACGCAGTTCCGTCACCCGATCGAAGTCATTTGCCATTGTGCCTCCGCCTCGTCAGCCGCCGGTCCGGTGCAGCCGATTGCTGGAGGCGGGGCGGGCGGCACATAGCAAACTAGCTGCGACGCGGAAACCTCTTCCGCACCGATATGGTTGCGAAGGTACAGGTCGGCATCACTACTCAAAGCTGCAAATTACCCACAATGATCGAAGCATGCCGTCAAGTCATTGCGCCGTCCCAGCCACCCGCACCCGCGGCAGTCCGTTCGTCGACGCCGCGCGGCGCCCACTCACCAGCTGCCACGCGAACGCGAACGCGCCGATGGCCAGATCCTACCGCTACGCAAATTAGCGAGCGTGGTAGGTTGAACCTGCCAGCCTCAAAAATGGAATCTGCGGAAGCGGGTATCAAGCGAGGAGCGCCACTCAGATCACGGGCTGCGGGCAGATCGGCCTGTCCAGCGGATAGTTTCCCAGACCAAACATCGCATTTCGTTGCAAAGTCAAATCATTGAGGTCAGCCGTCCAGTAGAGCTTTCCCGGCATATTCGTGTTGAAGCCACCTGACATGAACACTTGGCGAGAAATGGAGTTTGTGCTGCATTCGCCGATGAGGTTGGAGGAAATGCAGGGCATCAGGCATTGAACCGAGCGCAAAAAATCAGTGTACCGGGCGGCTTGTTGTGACCAGACAAATGTATCGTGTCCCTGAAAAACCGTCACATCTGTGGGAGCGCCATAGCGTTTCGCAAGGAATTGCCTAAAATCAGCGCGCTCGATTAAGGGGATTTCTTCCCATAGAACGATACGAGACACCCGCCTTTCGCCGTTCGCAAGCGCTGCATAAAAAAGTCCGACCTTGGTGTTTTGGGAAGGATGAATATAGTCCGCTTCCAGAACTTGTGCTTCACCAAGAATCCGTGCCGGAGTTTTGAATGGAGCGCGCCTCAAACCGTGTTTTTCTAATTCTGCTCGCGCATCTGCGAGCCGCATCGAAATTCGGGCTCCAAAAATCGAAACGTCACGAAGCTTAGACATGGAATAACCGGGACCTTGAGCATCACTAGCCTTCGTGGGCAGTACCAACGGCGTGGAGCCAGCGACAGGCCCGTCTCCTATCGAGACTGGCACAGCCAAGTCGCGCTTATCCCCAGTCTGAGCGAGCGAAGGCTGAACCATCAGTAGAATTGCTGATGCCGTCGAGTTCAAGGTCGTTCGCATATTTCCGCCTTTTCTTGTCGAGGCATTGCTAGACCCGAAGGGTTAAGTGCGAATAAAAATGGCCGTTTGGAGACCAGCCGGTTCTGGCGGTAAATCCTGAAAAGCAGCCCTTGGATCACAGTTCGGGCAGACCGCAATCAATCGGTTGTAGGTCGTTGCATCGGCCTCGCTCGCCTACGCGTAGTTATGAACTGCTTACGCGCCATCTGCCCGGCGCGCCTCCACCGCATTTCCGCGGCAGCCCAATCCGAGCCATTTGCGGGTATCGAGGTTTCGCGAACGTTGCGATCCGCTTTACGACCTGTGTGCAAGGACCGACGGAAATTGCTCCTGTTACGCGATGTGGCCGACATACACAGCGCGTCGAAACTGGGCATTTACGGATTAGCGTCTAACGTCGGGATCATGATGCACGGCCCGACAGATATGTGGAATGACGACAACGCCATCTACGACGATGGTGAGTGGATCACATGGACGGAAATCAATTCGCATCTTGAACGGCTCGAGTTCCAAGCGCGCTTCCCGAACCTTGACGTCGATCTGGTACCGATCTTCCAACGCCTGCTCAAAGCTGCTGCGGATTATCATGAACTCACCGGGCGCCATCTGCAGGTCTATGGTGACATTGGCGAACTTTATGGCGCGATCACCTATGGCATAAAGCCGCACCGGATATACGCGCAGGGCTCCGACGGCAAACTCGGGAATGACTTTGTCGAGGTGAAGACGATCACACCGTTCAAGACGACGGAGACCGTAACGCTCAACCTTAAGGGCAATTTCAGCAAGGTGCTGATCGTGAAGATCGACGCCAATTTCGAGGTCGAAGGCAAGCTTATTGATCGCAAAGCGCTGCCCAAGACAAACCGCGATATGCTGTGCCTCGAGTGGGCGGACTTTCCATCCTCGCCGCACCAAGCGCCGGCCGCGCGATCCTGATCTCATTCACAGAACGGCGCTCCATCCAGCAGACGAACGACCAGCCGCATCGACCAAAATCGAGGGAAAAAGGTCGATTGCATCAAACCGGAAATAAACGCCCTCGCCGCCCGGTTGCCCGTCACCGATAGCTGCCCATCATCTTCATCCGCGCGCCTCGCTGTCAAAACAGCGGCCGAACGATGCCCCACAGCCCGATCAGGACATGGCTGCCGACGATGAGGAAAGCGAACCACAATTCGATGGTGAACGCGAGCTTGCGCCATTTGCCCTGTTTGTCGCCTCTCATGCCAGGAATATGCCAGCTTCGAGTCGTGCAGAAAAGCCGGATGGCGAAAAGATTCGAGGCTGCTGACCGTAGGCGGCAAACGAACCGGATGCGGACCTAAATCATGAAAGCCCGATCCGCAGCGATCACCTCCATATTGGCAGCATATTGATGCCAAAACAGCGCAATTCGGCAGACCGAGCAGTCTCGCGACGCAAAGCTTCCACCGATAACCCAGAAAATGCATTGAAATTTGCGTCACGGTGCCCGCGAATCCTTTCGCGTAGCGCGTGCCGTCGAGCCTTTGGACGATGAGCAACAGAAAAAAAAGCCTTTTTGCCGCAACGACACTTATGGTTAATTGACCCTTGCGATGCAGACGGACCAAGACTCGAAACCGAACGCCGGTGAATTCGAATTGCTGACCGCAAAGCAGACTGCCGTGTTACATTTGTTGGCTCAGGGCCGAACGAGCAAGGAGATTGCGGGGCTTCTCGACACGGGCGAGTCAGCTGTCAACCGCCATATCGAGATTATGAGATCGCGTCTGGGTGGGATAACTCGCCTCGAGCTCGCCCGACGTTACCGTAACGCATGTCCGGATGCCCCGTCCGTGTTACGTGTAGATTCTTCTCAGCAAAAAATTGATCTCGTCGCGCCGCCGCCAACCGACGAAAGACCGGATCGGGACGACGCCGAAGCCGACCTCCTCTTTCAGGACTCGCTCACGATGAAAATCGAAGCGCCCTGGGCGGGACAGGAAGAACCGGTGGTCGTCCCCAGGGTGCTCGACGGCGCAAATGCCACGCTCACCCGTGGTGCGGCGATTACGATCATGGTGACATCGATCCTCGCCAGCCTGGTGCTCGCTATCACGGCGGCCTGGGCGATCACGGAAGCGCTTGGCGGCTAGCCGCCCTGTCCACGAGTGATGATGGGCCGGCGATCAGGAGCAATCGGGGTCCGGGGGGTTTGCCATGAATATTCCTGTTCCTGCCTATATGGCGCGCATCCGTAGTCAGATCCGCGACGCCGAAGCGAAAGCCGACGAAAGCCTGCTAGCAAAACTCACGGTCATGAGCGCGATCCTCCGGGCTCGGCAGGCGGAAGACCTGCCGGCACCGCATGTCGGCCAAGAGGCGATTATCCGCCTCGGGCGCGCCATCCAGTCGGATATCAGCGGCGCGAACGACGTTTTCCGATCGCACAATGCGCTCGTCGACGACAAGACGCTGATCACCGGTATGCCGGGGCATGACGATACCCAGCGGTTCAGCCCCACGACGGGAGAAGGCGGCCGCCAGGCCACAGCCTGACGGTTGACGATGCTGCCGCGCCGGTCCAGTCCGGCGGGGTGAGCATCTTATGGTCCTTCAATTTCATTTGGGTCCTCGCCCTTTGCGCAGCAGCGCTGCGCTGGGGCGCGGCTCCCGAGCGGATTTGCGCGGCGACGCTTCTCGGGATGACCGTCGGCGACCGTCTCTATCATATCCTCGTCGGGCGGAACACGATCTACGGTTCGGTCGATATCGGCCACCTGATCATCGATCTTCTCGTCGCGGCGATCTTCACCGGCGTCGCGCTCCGGGCGAACAGGATCTATCCGCTATGGCTCTCGGCATTTCAGCTCGTCTCGGTCGCCTCGCATTTCGCCCGCGAAGCGAG
The Sphingopyxis macrogoltabida genome window above contains:
- the ftsH gene encoding ATP-dependent zinc metalloprotease FtsH; translated protein: MQDDKEPQGNPWMKSVMIWSGILLAMLLVASMFGGASQPAGNPLAYSEFRQKVEEGSVKDVVLSEDKVTGTLSNGDRFTANVVRDPDLLKMLNDNGVKYDGKPTEVPNFWMYLIVQSLPFLLILGIAFFVFRQVQKNNGSGAMGFGKSRAKMLTEKQGRVTFDDVAGIDEAREELEEIVEFLKDPTKFSKLGGQIPKGALLVGSPGTGKTLLARAIAGEAGVPFFTISGSDFVEMFVGVGASRVRDMFEQAKRNAPCIVFIDEIDAVGRHRGAGLGNGNDEREQTLNQLLVEMDGFEANEGIIIVAATNRPDVLDPALLRPGRFDRQVVVPRPDIEGRQKILEVHTRKKPLAPDVDLRRIARGTPGFSGADLANLCNEAALLAARKGKRLIASNEFEEAKDKVMMGAERRSMVMTEDEKKATAYHEAGHALVSLHVEHNDPLHKVTIIPRGRALGVTWNLPERDRYSQNMKQMKARLALCFGGRIAEQLIYGKDELNTGASNDIQQATDMARAMVMEYGMSEKLGWLRYRDNQDEVFLGHSVSRAQNMSEETAKLIDAEVRRLVEEGEKVARKVLTDNIDELHLLAGALLEYETLSGEEAKRAIKGEDIGREGDHDKSGGPVSGHAGGMPQIKRKPRPFGDANPQGA
- a CDS encoding helix-turn-helix domain-containing protein, with the translated sequence MQTDQDSKPNAGEFELLTAKQTAVLHLLAQGRTSKEIAGLLDTGESAVNRHIEIMRSRLGGITRLELARRYRNACPDAPSVLRVDSSQQKIDLVAPPPTDERPDRDDAEADLLFQDSLTMKIEAPWAGQEEPVVVPRVLDGANATLTRGAAITIMVTSILASLVLAITAAWAITEALGG